One window from the genome of Cherax quadricarinatus isolate ZL_2023a chromosome 14, ASM3850222v1, whole genome shotgun sequence encodes:
- the LOC128694981 gene encoding TM2 domain-containing protein 3-like, translating into MNDRAGLVRLSCLLLSLIFTRCVSDTPEREAKSALMENNKNTTSPGNNLTGATPSTSRPPTMPENCSDRSWRGARDCPNNLPCHMLPRECLDCNFNCSCEYGHHINVTCQPKKDLDCEGKKELTVGMVCRYCYQTASWEHTCLGTDQCLAVTSPRETFTSNCTVKSEVVCLGNRVFPKKLPCNWTSGYKWSTALLLSITLGGFGADRSDTAMFTLLLVTGADR; encoded by the exons gctgtgtgtcagacactccaGAAAGGGAAGCCAAGTCTGCATTAATGGAGAACAACAAAAATACAACATCACCGGGTAATAACCTCACCGGAGCCACACCATCCACCTCCAGACCACCAACAATGCCGGAAAATTGCTCG GATCGGTCTTGGCGTGGTGCACGTGACTGTCCAAACAATTTACCATGCCACATGCTGCCCAGGGAGTGTCTTGACTGTAATTTTAACTGCAGTTGTGAATATGGTCaccacatcaatgttacctgTCAGCCTAAAAAAGACCTTGACTGTGAG GGTAAGAAAGAGTTGACAGTTGGGATGGTGTGTAGATATTGCTACCAGACAGCTTCGTGGGAGCACACCTGCCTGGGCACTGACCAGTGTCTGGCCGTCACTTCCCCCAGGGAAACATTTAC TTCTAACTGCACGGTGAAGAGTGAGGTGGTGTGCCTGGGTAACCGTGTGTTTCCCAAGAAGCTACCATGTAACTGGACCTCGGGATATAAGTGGTCCACAGCGCTCCTCCTCTCCATTACTCTCGGAGGatttggtgctgacaggtcagatACTGCAATGTTTACTTTACTCTTAGTGACTGGTGCTGACAGGTAA